One window from the genome of Trabulsiella odontotermitis encodes:
- the caiE gene encoding carnitine operon protein CaiE has protein sequence MSYYVFEGLVPVVHPTAWVHPTAVIIGDVIVGEGVYIGPLASLRGDYGRLIIERGANIQDSCIMHGYCDTDTIVRENGHIGHGAILHGCVIGRDALVGMNSVIMDGVIIGEESIVAAMSFVKAGFSGAPRQMLVGTPARYLRDVTDEELRWKQLNTQEYQDLAPRCRKGLRETVPLNEPEAHRPRLQGTTAVKPKHQ, from the coding sequence GTGAGTTATTATGTGTTTGAAGGTCTGGTGCCGGTGGTTCACCCCACCGCCTGGGTGCACCCCACGGCAGTTATTATCGGTGACGTGATAGTTGGCGAAGGGGTGTACATCGGCCCGCTGGCCTCGCTACGCGGCGACTACGGGCGGCTGATTATCGAGCGCGGCGCGAACATCCAGGACAGTTGCATCATGCACGGCTATTGCGACACCGATACCATCGTGCGCGAAAACGGGCATATCGGGCACGGCGCGATCCTCCACGGCTGCGTTATTGGCCGCGATGCGCTGGTCGGCATGAACAGCGTGATCATGGATGGCGTCATTATTGGCGAGGAGAGCATTGTCGCGGCCATGAGTTTCGTCAAAGCCGGGTTCAGCGGCGCACCCCGGCAGATGCTGGTGGGCACTCCGGCCCGCTATCTGCGTGACGTCACTGATGAAGAATTGCGCTGGAAGCAGCTTAATACGCAGGAATATCAGGATCTGGCACCGCGTTGTCGGAAAGGGTTACGCGAAACAGTACCGCTGAACGAGCCGGAAGCGCATCGCCCCCGCTTACAGGGCACCACGGCAGTAAAACCAAAGCATCAATAA
- the caiD gene encoding crotonobetainyl-CoA hydratase, with translation MSDSLHLTRNGGILEIVLDRPKANAIDARTSYEMGDVFLQFRDDPELRVAIITGAGERFFSAGWDLKSAAEGEAPDADFGRGGFAGLTEIFNLDKPVIAAVNGYAFGGGFELALAADMIVCAENASFALPEAKLGIVPDSGGVLRLPKFLPPSIVNEMVMTGRRMDAQEALRWGIVNRVVSAGALMESARELAAQITTSAPLAVAALKEIYRATSELPVEEGYRLMRSGVLKHYPGVLHSEDATEGPLAFAEKREPQWKGR, from the coding sequence ATGAGCGATTCATTACATCTGACTCGCAATGGCGGGATTCTGGAAATTGTGCTCGACAGACCGAAAGCCAACGCCATTGACGCCAGAACCAGTTATGAAATGGGCGACGTCTTTCTGCAGTTTCGCGACGATCCTGAACTGCGCGTCGCCATCATCACCGGCGCCGGTGAACGGTTCTTCTCCGCTGGCTGGGATCTGAAATCCGCTGCGGAAGGCGAAGCGCCGGATGCCGACTTTGGTCGCGGTGGTTTTGCCGGGCTGACCGAAATTTTCAACCTCGATAAACCCGTCATCGCCGCCGTTAACGGCTACGCGTTCGGCGGCGGTTTCGAGCTGGCGCTGGCGGCGGATATGATCGTCTGTGCGGAAAACGCCAGTTTTGCCCTTCCCGAAGCCAAACTGGGCATCGTGCCGGACAGCGGCGGCGTGCTGCGTCTGCCGAAATTTCTGCCGCCGTCCATCGTCAATGAAATGGTAATGACCGGGCGGCGAATGGATGCCCAGGAAGCACTGCGCTGGGGGATCGTCAACCGCGTGGTCAGTGCCGGTGCGCTGATGGAGAGCGCTCGCGAGCTGGCCGCACAAATCACCACCAGCGCGCCACTGGCGGTCGCAGCGCTGAAAGAGATCTACCGCGCCACCAGCGAACTGCCTGTTGAAGAGGGCTACCGGCTGATGCGCAGCGGCGTGCTGAAGCATTATCCCGGCGTGCTGCACTCCGAAGACGCCACCGAAGGCCCGCTGGCGTTCGCCGAAAAACGCGAGCCACAGTGGAAAGGCAGATAA
- the caiC gene encoding crotonobetaine/carnitine-CoA ligase — MDVIGEQNLRQMWDDLAEVYDDKTALIFESARGEVRQFSYRSLNEDINRTANLFHALGIQKGDKVALHLDNCPEFLFCWFGLAKIGAIMVPINARLLCDESTWLIQNCQPRMVVTTENFCAMYQSILAQKQTSLENVLLITENEAPTGTLDFLRLHAQQPATLQYDVPLSTSDTAEILFTSGTTSQPKGVIITHYNLRFAGYYTAWQTALRQDDVYLTVMPAFHIDCQCTAAMAAFSAGATFVLLEKYSARAFWGQIIRHQATVTECIPMMIRTLMAQPQASNEKQHRLRDVLFYLHLSVEEKDAFVSRFGVRLLTSYGMTETIVGLIGDRPGDKRRWPSIGRPGFCYEAEIRDGNNQVLPDGQTGEICVKGEPGKTLFKAYYNRPDATAKAYDNGWLHTGDYGYRDAEGFFYFVDRSSNMIKRGGENVSCSEIENILSSHPQIMEAVVIGVADSIRDQGIKAFIVLNEGETLNESEFFCWCEKKMAKFKVPSLLEIRQDLPRNCSGKVIKKHLK; from the coding sequence ATGGATGTGATTGGCGAACAGAATTTGCGGCAGATGTGGGACGATCTGGCGGAAGTTTATGACGATAAAACGGCGTTGATCTTTGAGTCAGCCCGTGGAGAAGTGCGGCAATTCAGTTACCGCAGTCTGAATGAAGACATCAACCGTACCGCGAATCTCTTCCACGCTCTCGGTATTCAAAAGGGCGATAAAGTTGCCCTGCATCTGGATAACTGCCCGGAATTTCTCTTTTGCTGGTTCGGGCTGGCAAAAATCGGCGCCATTATGGTGCCAATTAACGCGCGCCTGCTGTGTGACGAGAGTACCTGGCTGATTCAGAACTGCCAGCCGCGCATGGTGGTCACGACTGAGAATTTCTGCGCCATGTATCAGAGCATACTGGCGCAGAAACAGACCTCGCTGGAAAATGTGCTGCTGATTACGGAAAACGAAGCGCCCACCGGTACGCTGGATTTCCTGCGGCTGCACGCGCAGCAACCCGCCACACTGCAATATGACGTGCCGCTGTCGACCAGCGACACCGCTGAGATCCTGTTTACGTCCGGCACCACGTCACAACCGAAAGGGGTGATCATCACCCACTACAATCTGCGTTTTGCCGGTTACTACACCGCCTGGCAGACCGCGTTACGGCAGGACGATGTTTACCTGACCGTGATGCCCGCGTTTCACATTGACTGCCAGTGTACGGCGGCAATGGCGGCCTTCTCCGCCGGGGCTACCTTCGTCCTGCTGGAAAAATACAGTGCCCGCGCCTTCTGGGGGCAAATCATCAGACATCAGGCCACCGTTACCGAATGCATCCCGATGATGATCCGCACGCTGATGGCGCAACCGCAGGCGAGCAACGAAAAACAGCACCGTCTGCGCGACGTGCTGTTCTATCTCCACCTTTCCGTGGAAGAGAAAGACGCGTTTGTCTCCCGTTTCGGTGTCCGGCTGCTGACCTCGTATGGTATGACGGAAACCATTGTCGGTCTGATTGGCGATCGCCCCGGCGACAAGCGGCGCTGGCCCTCCATCGGCCGCCCCGGTTTTTGCTACGAAGCGGAGATCCGCGACGGCAACAACCAGGTACTTCCCGACGGGCAGACGGGCGAGATTTGCGTCAAAGGCGAGCCGGGAAAAACCCTGTTCAAAGCTTATTACAACCGCCCCGACGCCACCGCAAAAGCCTATGACAACGGCTGGCTGCATACCGGCGATTACGGCTACCGCGATGCCGAAGGCTTTTTCTACTTCGTTGATCGCAGCAGCAACATGATTAAGCGCGGCGGTGAAAACGTCTCGTGCAGTGAAATCGAAAATATTCTCTCGTCGCATCCGCAGATTATGGAAGCGGTGGTGATCGGCGTTGCCGACAGCATTCGCGATCAGGGAATTAAAGCCTTCATCGTGCTCAATGAGGGAGAAACGCTGAACGAAAGCGAGTTCTTCTGCTGGTGCGAGAAAAAAATGGCGAAATTCAAGGTGCCGTCATTACTGGAAATTCGTCAGGATTTGCCGCGCAACTGCTCGGGAAAGGTAATCAAAAAACACCTGAAATAA
- the caiA gene encoding crotonobetainyl-CoA dehydrogenase, with translation MDFRLNDEQELFVAGIRELMASENWEAYFAECDRDSIYPERFVKALADMGIDSLLIPEEHGGLEAGFVTVAAVWMELGRLGAPTYVLYQLPGGFNTVLREGTQAQIDKIMAFRGTGKQMWNSAITEPSAGSDVGSLQSHYTRKNGKVYLNGSKCFITSSAYTPYLVVMARDAASPDKPIFTEWFVDMTKPGVKVNKLDKLGLRMDSCCEITFDNVELDETDMFGREGNGFNRVKEEFDHERFLVALTNYGTAMCAFEDAARYANQRVQFGETIGRFQLIQEKFAHMAIKLNSMKNMLYEAAWKSDEGTITSGDAAMCKYFCANAAFEVVDTAMQVLGGVGIAGNHRITRFWRDLRVDRVSGGSDEMQILTLGRSVLKQYR, from the coding sequence ATGGATTTTAGACTGAATGACGAGCAGGAACTGTTTGTCGCCGGTATTCGCGAGCTGATGGCCAGTGAAAACTGGGAAGCGTATTTCGCCGAATGCGATCGTGACAGCATTTACCCGGAGCGTTTCGTCAAAGCGCTGGCGGATATGGGCATCGACAGTCTGCTCATCCCGGAAGAGCACGGCGGACTGGAGGCCGGATTCGTCACCGTTGCGGCGGTGTGGATGGAACTGGGCCGTCTCGGTGCCCCGACCTATGTGCTGTATCAGTTGCCCGGTGGGTTTAACACGGTGCTGCGCGAAGGGACGCAGGCGCAGATCGACAAGATCATGGCATTCCGCGGCACGGGTAAACAGATGTGGAACTCAGCGATCACCGAGCCGAGCGCGGGTTCCGATGTGGGAAGTCTGCAAAGCCATTATACCCGCAAGAATGGCAAGGTTTATCTCAATGGCAGCAAGTGCTTCATCACCAGTAGTGCGTACACTCCGTACCTGGTGGTAATGGCGCGAGATGCCGCGTCACCGGATAAACCCATCTTCACCGAGTGGTTCGTCGACATGACGAAGCCTGGCGTTAAGGTCAACAAGCTGGACAAGCTGGGCCTGCGCATGGACAGTTGCTGCGAAATTACGTTTGACAACGTCGAGCTGGACGAAACGGACATGTTTGGCCGCGAAGGCAACGGCTTTAACCGTGTGAAAGAAGAGTTTGATCATGAGCGCTTCCTCGTGGCGCTCACCAACTACGGTACGGCGATGTGCGCGTTTGAAGATGCGGCGCGCTATGCCAACCAGCGTGTGCAGTTCGGCGAGACCATTGGTCGCTTCCAGCTGATTCAGGAGAAGTTCGCGCACATGGCTATCAAGCTGAACTCGATGAAAAACATGCTGTACGAAGCGGCATGGAAAAGTGATGAAGGCACCATCACCTCGGGCGACGCGGCAATGTGCAAATACTTCTGCGCCAACGCGGCGTTTGAGGTAGTCGATACCGCGATGCAGGTGCTGGGCGGCGTCGGGATCGCCGGTAATCATCGCATTACCCGTTTCTGGCGCGACCTGCGCGTCGATCGCGTCTCCGGTGGGTCGGACGAAATGCAGATCCTGACGCTCGGTCGTTCCGTGTTGAAACAGTACCGTTAA
- the caiB gene encoding L-carnitine CoA-transferase: MTTHLPMPEFGPLAGLRVVFSGIEIAGPFAGQMFAEWGAEVIWIENVAWADTIRVQPNYPQLSRRNLRALSLNIFKDEGREAFLKLMETTDIFVEASKGPAFARRGITDDVLWEHNPALVIAHLSGFGQYGDPQYTNLPAYNTIAQAFSGYLIQNGDKDQPMPAFPYTADYFSGMTATTAALAALYKAKATGKGESIDIAMYEVMLRMGQYFMMDYFNGGEICPRMTKGKDPYYAGCGLYTCKDGYIVMELVGITQIEESFKDIGLAHLLGTPEIPPGTQLIHRVECPYGPLVEEKLDAWLGAHTIAEVQSRFAELNIACAKVLTIPELEHNPQYVARESITQWKTINGETCRGPNVMPKFKNNPGQIWRGMPDHGMDTAAILQNIGYSDADIQGLVAKGLAKVTE, encoded by the coding sequence ATGACAACGCATTTACCGATGCCCGAATTTGGCCCTCTGGCCGGGCTTCGCGTGGTCTTTTCCGGTATCGAAATCGCCGGGCCGTTTGCCGGGCAGATGTTTGCCGAATGGGGCGCAGAAGTCATCTGGATAGAAAACGTCGCATGGGCTGACACTATCCGCGTCCAGCCGAATTACCCTCAGCTTTCGCGCCGCAACCTGCGCGCGTTGTCGCTGAACATCTTCAAAGACGAAGGTCGTGAGGCGTTCCTCAAACTGATGGAAACCACCGATATCTTCGTTGAGGCCAGTAAAGGCCCGGCGTTTGCCCGCCGTGGCATTACCGACGACGTGCTGTGGGAGCACAATCCGGCGCTGGTTATCGCCCACCTGTCCGGTTTCGGGCAGTATGGCGACCCGCAGTACACCAATCTTCCGGCTTATAACACTATCGCGCAGGCATTCAGCGGTTATCTGATCCAAAACGGCGATAAAGACCAGCCGATGCCCGCCTTCCCCTACACCGCCGACTATTTCTCCGGCATGACGGCAACGACCGCCGCGCTGGCCGCACTGTATAAAGCGAAAGCCACCGGCAAAGGGGAAAGCATTGATATCGCCATGTACGAAGTCATGCTGCGCATGGGTCAGTACTTCATGATGGACTACTTCAATGGCGGTGAAATTTGCCCGCGGATGACCAAAGGCAAAGATCCGTACTACGCCGGTTGCGGTCTCTACACCTGCAAAGATGGTTATATCGTCATGGAACTGGTGGGGATCACGCAGATTGAAGAGTCGTTCAAAGATATCGGTCTGGCGCATCTGCTCGGCACGCCGGAAATTCCGCCGGGAACGCAACTGATCCACCGTGTCGAGTGCCCGTACGGGCCGCTGGTGGAAGAGAAGCTGGATGCCTGGCTTGGCGCGCACACCATTGCAGAGGTGCAAAGCCGCTTCGCAGAGCTGAACATCGCCTGCGCGAAAGTGCTGACCATTCCTGAGCTTGAGCACAACCCGCAGTACGTGGCTCGCGAATCTATCACCCAGTGGAAAACCATTAATGGCGAGACCTGTCGCGGCCCGAACGTGATGCCGAAATTCAAAAATAACCCGGGCCAGATCTGGCGTGGCATGCCGGACCACGGCATGGATACCGCCGCCATCCTGCAGAACATCGGCTATAGCGATGCGGACATTCAGGGGCTGGTGGCGAAAGGGCTGGCAAAAGTCACAGAGTAA
- the carA gene encoding glutamine-hydrolyzing carbamoyl-phosphate synthase small subunit, with protein MIKSALLVLEDGTQFHGRAIGATGTAVGEVVFNTSMTGYQEILTDPSYSRQIVTLTYPHIGNVGTNAADEESSQVHAQGLVIRDLPLIASNFRNTEDLSSYLKRHNIVAIADIDTRKLTRLLREKGAQNGCIIAGDNPDATLAREKANAFPGLNGMDLAKEVTTAENYSWTQGSWTLAGDLPEAKKEDELPFHVVAYDFGAKRNILRMLVDRGCRLTVVPAQTPADEVLKMNPDGIFLSNGPGDPAPCDYAIAAIKQFLETDIPVFGICLGHQLLALASGAKTVKMKFGHHGGNHPVKDIDNNTVMITAQNHGFAVDEASMPACLRVTHKSLFDGTLQGIHRTDKPAFSFQGHPEASPGPHDAAPLFDHFIELIETYRKTAK; from the coding sequence TTGATAAAGTCAGCGCTTTTGGTTCTGGAAGACGGAACCCAGTTTCACGGTCGGGCCATAGGGGCAACGGGCACGGCGGTTGGGGAAGTCGTTTTCAATACTTCAATGACCGGTTATCAAGAAATCCTCACTGATCCTTCCTACTCCCGCCAAATCGTCACTCTTACTTATCCTCATATCGGTAATGTCGGCACCAACGCCGCTGATGAAGAATCCTCTCAGGTACATGCGCAAGGTCTGGTCATTCGCGACCTGCCGCTGATTGCCAGCAACTTCCGCAATACCGAAGATCTCTCTTCTTACCTGAAGCGTCACAACATTGTGGCGATTGCCGATATCGATACCCGTAAGCTGACGCGTTTGTTGCGCGAGAAGGGCGCCCAGAATGGGTGCATCATCGCTGGTGATAACCCTGACGCCACGCTGGCACGGGAAAAAGCCAACGCGTTTCCTGGCCTGAACGGCATGGACCTGGCGAAAGAAGTGACCACCGCCGAGAACTACAGCTGGACGCAAGGCAGCTGGACGCTGGCCGGCGACCTGCCGGAAGCGAAAAAAGAAGACGAACTGCCATTCCACGTTGTGGCCTACGACTTCGGCGCCAAACGTAACATCCTGCGTATGCTGGTGGACAGAGGCTGCCGCCTGACGGTAGTTCCGGCGCAGACCCCGGCGGACGAGGTGTTGAAGATGAACCCGGATGGTATTTTCCTCTCCAACGGTCCTGGCGACCCGGCACCGTGCGATTACGCCATCGCGGCGATTAAACAGTTCCTTGAAACCGACATTCCGGTCTTTGGTATCTGCCTCGGCCACCAGTTACTGGCTCTGGCGAGCGGTGCCAAAACCGTCAAAATGAAGTTTGGCCACCATGGCGGCAACCACCCGGTAAAAGATATCGACAACAACACGGTTATGATCACCGCGCAGAACCACGGTTTTGCGGTGGACGAAGCGTCAATGCCTGCCTGCCTTCGCGTCACCCACAAATCGCTGTTTGACGGTACCCTGCAGGGGATCCATCGCACCGACAAACCGGCGTTCAGCTTCCAGGGTCACCCTGAAGCCAGCCCGGGCCCGCACGACGCGGCGCCACTGTTCGATCACTTTATCGAACTGATTGAGACCTACCGTAAGACCGCTAAATAA
- a CDS encoding YgdI/YgdR family lipoprotein gives MRNTLLISSVLAAATLFTVAGCSSNQAMKTTDGRTIVTDGKPQVDEDTGLVSYKNAETGQTEQINRDQVKTMGELDN, from the coding sequence ATGCGTAATACACTTTTGATCAGTTCGGTTCTGGCGGCTGCGACGCTGTTTACAGTGGCGGGGTGTTCGTCAAATCAGGCGATGAAAACCACCGATGGCCGTACGATTGTGACTGATGGCAAACCGCAGGTGGATGAGGATACCGGCCTGGTCTCCTACAAAAATGCAGAAACGGGCCAAACCGAACAAATTAACCGCGATCAGGTTAAAACGATGGGTGAACTGGACAATTAA
- the caiF gene encoding carnitine metabolism transcriptional regulator CaiF — translation MCEEYIDKPLYLLIADWMMAQNRWITAREISIEFDIEHSKAINTLSYILAEVGEIECETKMIPNKLAGRGCQCQRLVKVKKISPALYSRLRTTRLTKEVVCNSATRLSVVPPGELNREQKWQWMLSKSMRR, via the coding sequence ATGTGTGAAGAATATATCGATAAACCGCTGTATTTGTTAATTGCCGACTGGATGATGGCGCAAAATCGTTGGATTACTGCCAGAGAAATCTCTATCGAATTCGACATCGAACATAGCAAAGCAATTAATACCCTTTCCTACATTCTCGCCGAAGTGGGCGAAATCGAATGTGAAACTAAAATGATCCCCAATAAACTTGCCGGTCGCGGCTGTCAGTGCCAGCGTCTGGTCAAAGTGAAGAAAATCAGCCCCGCGCTCTATTCCCGGCTGAGAACCACCCGTCTGACAAAAGAGGTGGTCTGTAATAGCGCGACGCGTTTAAGCGTTGTGCCGCCAGGTGAGCTTAACCGCGAGCAGAAGTGGCAGTGGATGTTGTCAAAATCCATGCGCCGCTAA
- the carB gene encoding carbamoyl-phosphate synthase large subunit: protein MPKRTDIKSILILGAGPIVIGQACEFDYSGAQACKALREEGYRVILVNSNPATIMTDPEMADATYIEPIHWEVVRKIIEKERPDAVLPTMGGQTALNCALELERQGVLAEFGVTMIGATADAIDKAEDRRRFDVAMKKIGLDTARSGIAHTMEEALAVAADVGYPCIIRPSFTMGGTGGGIAYNREEFEEICERGLDLSPTNELLIDESLIGWKEYEMEVVRDKNDNCIIVCSIENFDAMGIHTGDSITVAPAQTLTDKEYQIMRNASMAVLREIGVETGGSNVQFAVNPKNGRLIVIEMNPRVSRSSALASKATGFPIAKVAAKLAVGYTLDELMNDITGGRTPASFEPSIDYVVTKIPRFNFEKFAGANDRLTTQMKSVGEVMAIGRTQQESMQKALRGLEVGATGFDPKVSLDDPEALTKIRRELKDAGAERIWYIADAFRAGLSVDGVFNLTNIDRWFLVQIEELVRLEEKVADVGINGLDADFLRVLKRKGFADARLAKLAGVREAEIRKLRDQYDLHPVYKRVDTCAAEFATDTAYMYSTYEDECEANPSVDREKIMVLGGGPNRIGQGIEFDYCCVHASLALREDGYETIMVNCNPETVSTDYDTSDRLYFEPVTLEDVLEIVRIEKPKGVIVQYGGQTPLKLARALEAAGVPVIGTSPDAIDRAEDRERFQQAVDRLKLKQPANATVTAIEMAVEKAKEIGYPLVVRPSYVLGGRAMEIVYDEADLRRYFLTAVSVSNDAPVLLDRFLDDAVEVDVDAICDGEMVLIGGIMEHIEQAGVHSGDSACSLPAYTLSQEIQNVMRQQVQKLAFELQVRGLMNVQFAVKDNEVYLIEVNPRAARTVPFVSKATGVQLAKVAARVMTGKTLAQQGVTKEVIPPYYSVKEVVLPFNKFPGVDPLLGPEMRSTGEVMGVGRTFAEAFAKAQLGSNSTMKKNGRALLSVREGDKERVVDLAAKLLKQGFELDATHGTAIVLGEAGINPRLVNKVHEGRPHIQDRIKNGEYTYIINTTAGRQAIEDSKLIRRSALQYKVHYDTTLNGGFATAMALNSDATEKVISVQEMHAQISK, encoded by the coding sequence ATGCCAAAACGTACAGATATTAAAAGCATCCTGATCCTTGGCGCTGGCCCGATTGTTATCGGCCAGGCCTGCGAATTTGACTACTCCGGTGCCCAGGCGTGTAAAGCGCTGCGCGAAGAGGGTTACCGCGTCATCCTTGTGAACTCCAACCCGGCGACCATCATGACCGACCCGGAAATGGCCGATGCCACTTACATCGAGCCGATTCACTGGGAAGTGGTACGCAAAATCATCGAAAAAGAGCGTCCGGACGCGGTGCTGCCGACCATGGGCGGCCAGACGGCGCTGAACTGCGCGCTGGAGCTGGAGCGTCAGGGCGTGCTGGCGGAGTTTGGCGTGACCATGATTGGCGCCACCGCTGACGCCATCGACAAAGCTGAAGACCGCCGCCGTTTCGATGTCGCGATGAAGAAAATCGGCCTCGACACCGCGCGCTCCGGCATCGCCCACACCATGGAAGAAGCGCTGGCAGTGGCGGCTGACGTCGGTTATCCGTGCATCATTCGTCCGTCCTTCACCATGGGCGGCACTGGTGGCGGTATCGCTTATAACCGTGAAGAATTTGAAGAGATTTGCGAACGCGGTCTCGACCTTTCCCCGACCAACGAACTGCTGATTGATGAGTCGCTGATTGGCTGGAAAGAGTATGAAATGGAAGTGGTGCGCGATAAGAACGACAACTGCATCATCGTCTGCTCCATTGAAAACTTCGATGCGATGGGCATTCACACCGGTGACTCCATCACCGTTGCCCCGGCACAAACCCTGACCGACAAAGAATACCAAATCATGCGTAACGCCTCGATGGCGGTACTGCGTGAGATTGGCGTTGAAACCGGCGGTTCGAACGTTCAGTTCGCGGTGAATCCGAAAAACGGTCGCCTGATTGTGATTGAAATGAACCCGCGCGTCTCCCGCTCTTCGGCGCTGGCCTCGAAAGCGACCGGCTTCCCGATTGCCAAAGTGGCGGCGAAACTGGCGGTGGGTTACACCCTCGATGAACTGATGAACGACATCACCGGCGGTCGCACTCCGGCGTCGTTTGAGCCGTCCATCGACTACGTCGTGACTAAGATTCCGCGCTTCAACTTCGAAAAGTTTGCCGGTGCTAACGACCGCCTGACCACCCAGATGAAATCGGTCGGGGAAGTGATGGCGATAGGCCGCACGCAGCAGGAATCAATGCAGAAAGCGCTGCGCGGTCTGGAAGTGGGCGCCACCGGTTTCGACCCGAAAGTGAGCCTTGATGATCCGGAAGCGCTGACCAAAATTCGCCGTGAACTGAAAGACGCGGGCGCTGAGCGTATCTGGTACATCGCCGATGCGTTCCGTGCAGGGCTGTCCGTCGATGGTGTGTTCAACCTGACCAACATTGACCGCTGGTTCCTGGTGCAGATTGAAGAGCTGGTGCGTCTGGAAGAGAAAGTGGCGGATGTCGGCATCAATGGCCTCGACGCTGACTTCCTGCGCGTGCTGAAGCGCAAAGGCTTTGCTGACGCGCGTCTGGCAAAACTGGCGGGCGTACGCGAAGCGGAAATCCGCAAGCTGCGTGACCAGTACGACCTGCATCCGGTCTATAAACGCGTCGATACCTGTGCGGCGGAGTTCGCCACCGACACCGCGTACATGTACTCCACCTATGAAGATGAGTGCGAAGCGAACCCGTCTGTTGACCGCGAAAAAATCATGGTCCTCGGCGGCGGTCCAAACCGTATCGGCCAGGGCATTGAATTCGATTATTGCTGCGTACACGCCTCGCTGGCGCTGCGCGAAGACGGTTACGAGACTATCATGGTCAACTGTAACCCGGAAACGGTTTCCACCGATTACGACACGTCCGACCGCCTGTACTTCGAGCCGGTGACGCTGGAAGATGTGCTGGAAATCGTCCGCATCGAGAAGCCGAAAGGCGTTATCGTTCAGTACGGCGGTCAGACGCCGCTGAAACTGGCGCGTGCGCTGGAAGCCGCGGGCGTCCCGGTGATCGGTACCAGCCCGGATGCCATTGACCGAGCCGAAGACCGCGAGCGTTTCCAGCAGGCGGTTGACCGTCTGAAGCTGAAACAACCGGCTAACGCCACCGTCACCGCCATTGAAATGGCTGTTGAGAAGGCGAAAGAGATTGGCTATCCGCTGGTGGTGCGCCCGTCTTACGTACTCGGTGGCCGCGCGATGGAAATCGTCTACGACGAAGCCGATCTGCGCCGCTACTTCCTGACGGCAGTCAGCGTTTCCAACGACGCGCCCGTGCTGCTGGACCGCTTCCTCGACGACGCAGTGGAAGTGGATGTTGACGCCATCTGCGACGGCGAAATGGTGCTGATTGGCGGTATCATGGAGCACATTGAGCAGGCGGGCGTGCACTCCGGCGACTCCGCGTGTTCGCTGCCAGCCTATACCCTGAGCCAGGAAATTCAGAATGTGATGCGCCAGCAGGTGCAGAAGCTGGCTTTCGAACTGCAGGTGCGTGGTCTGATGAACGTGCAGTTTGCGGTGAAAGACAACGAAGTGTATCTGATTGAAGTCAACCCACGTGCGGCGCGTACCGTGCCGTTCGTTTCCAAAGCCACCGGCGTTCAGCTGGCGAAAGTGGCGGCGCGTGTGATGACCGGCAAGACGCTGGCGCAGCAGGGCGTGACCAAAGAGGTTATCCCGCCGTACTACTCGGTGAAAGAAGTGGTGCTGCCGTTCAACAAATTCCCGGGCGTTGACCCGCTGTTAGGGCCGGAAATGCGCTCTACCGGGGAGGTGATGGGTGTGGGCCGTACCTTCGCCGAAGCGTTCGCTAAAGCACAGCTTGGCAGCAACTCGACGATGAAGAAAAACGGTCGCGCGCTGCTCTCTGTTCGCGAAGGTGACAAAGAACGTGTGGTGGATCTTGCCGCCAAGCTGCTGAAACAGGGCTTTGAGCTGGATGCGACCCACGGCACCGCGATTGTCCTCGGTGAAGCGGGTATCAACCCGCGTCTGGTGAACAAGGTGCATGAAGGGCGTCCGCACATTCAGGATCGTATCAAGAATGGCGAATATACCTACATCATCAACACCACTGCAGGACGTCAGGCGATTGAAGACTCCAAGCTGATTCGCCGCAGCGCGCTGCAGTACAAAGTGCATTATGACACCACGCTGAACGGCGGTTTCGCCACCGCCATGGCGCTGAACTCCGACGCCACCGAAAAGGTGATTTCCGTTCAGGAAATGCACGCGCAAATTAGCAAGTAA